TGAAGCGGACGACGCCTCCGTCGGCTTCGATGACCAGCACGTTGTCGCCCTCGAAGCGGAATGTGCCGCTCTGGGAGTGGTCGTGCATGGTGAACGTGATCTGGTCGCCGGAGACGCTGTAGGAGCCGGTCATGGTCTGCGGCGAGGGCAGTTTTCCGCCGGAGACGTTGATGGTCAGCGTGCTACCGTCGGCTCCGAACTCGTAGATCATGGTCATGCCGTCGGGCAGCGGGTGGGACTGGCCGTTATGGCTCATCTCGGTCATCTGCCACCGTCCGACGATGGACGGCGCGGCTGGGGCTTCCGCCGTCGGAGGGGGCGTGGGCGTGGGCGAGGCGGCGAGCTCGACCGGCGCCCCCGGAACCGGCGTGGGCGTCGGCATGGTCGTCGTTTCCGGCGTCGGCGTCGGTGCGACGGTGTCCGAGGCGGCGACCTTCTCGATCTCCTTGCGGACCGGCTCGGCTGGGGCGTGAAACTCGGGCACGTCCGGCGGCGCAGGGCGATAGCAGCCGGTCAGGCCGGCGGCAATCAGGACGGCGGCCAGGACCGTTTCAGCGAGGCGCCGGTTCGGTATTCGGGCGATCGGTGTTGGCATTGCGTTCAACAAATCGGACCTCCACGATGGCAAATCGGTTGGGACCCTGCGGGCCGAGGATCAGCAGCGTCCGGCGGGCCGGCACGTAGCGCAGCGGGATCCACGGGCCGTCAAGGATTTGAGGACTCAGGCCGGTCTCGACGTTGGCTGAGAAAAGGTAGTCGGACGTGGCGAGGGCGAAGACGTCGTCGGTCAGCCAGCACGCGGCGATGGCGCCTTGGCGGTGGCGCTGGAGGCGGTTGTCTCGCAGGTCCAGCAGACAGATTCGGTTCTGGCGCGTATCGTAGAAGAGCAGGCGGTCACCGTTTGGCGAAATCGGGTCGGCGACACCGGCCAGGGTCTGGAGCGCAGCGGCGCGATTGCCTAATCCGCAGTCGCCGGCCAGAAGGGTCAACCCGGACGGCCGGGCCAGGACCCATTCGAGGGAGTCGGCGGCGTTCCGGGCGCAAACGACGGCCTCATTGGCGTTGACCGAAACGGGCAGAAGCAGCTCGTCGCCCTTTGGCGCCATCGGTTGCGGCTCGCCTTCGATACGCTGCCGATAGATTCGGAACGGATGATCGAAGTCCACAGCGGAGCAGTAGACGATCTGGTCATCGGACGCGGCGAATCGTGGAAGGCAGTTGAGAGCATGCGGCACGCCGAGCACGGTTTGCCGGCCGGTCGCCAGGTCAAGGTGAATGATGGAACTGCCGGGCGGTTCGTTGGCCACGAACGCCATGCTTCGCCCGGTGGGCGACCAGACGGGCGAGTGGGCCCAGCGGTAGCCTTTAGAGATCGGGCGGCCGGGTTCGCCGCCGGCGGTGGGACGGAGCATGACGGTCAGCGTTCCCTCAGCCGGAGTCGCGTTCGGGTCGCCCAGAAGCGTGCGCGGATCCAGGTCGCCGCCGTCGCTGCGCAGGTGGAGCAGCCATTCGCCGTCGGGGCTGACGGTCGGGAGCTGCAGACCGGTATTCGGTACGGCGCCGATGGTGCGCGGCAGGTGGAAATCGCCGAAGATCCGGACGTGTTCGCGGTTGATGTTCTCGATCCGCTGGGCCGGCGAGGCCTCGCGGGATCGGCCGGCCTGGCAGCCGCTGAGCAGCATCCAGACTGCGCCTGCGAGGATCAGGATGGGTCGGACACGTTTCACAGAGACGACTCCCTGGTGGTCGGTTCGTCGCGGTGGCGGCTGATCTTGCCGGGATGGTTCATTCCCTCCTCAAATCGCTTCAGCGGTTCGGACTCGATTACGTCCCGCGTGGTGCCGGGCCCGATCACGTACGGGGTCAGGAAGATCAGCAATTCGCTGTTGACCGCCCCGAGTTCGCGGTGCTTGAAGAGCTCGCCGAGGATCGGTATGTCGCCCAGACCCGGAACGCGTCGAATAACTTTGGTCTGCTCCTCGCGAAGGATGCCGCTGATCAGGAAGGTTTTGCCGTCCTCGAGGACGACGCGGGTGGTGGTTTCGCGGCGATCGATGATGGCTCCGCCGAAGAGGGTGCGGCCGGGCACGATGCTCGAAACGCTCAGGTTGACGGTCAGGTCGATTTCCTTGCCGTTGCTGATGTGGGGCCGGACGCGGAGGCGGATGCCGACCGGGAAGTATTCGAACGACTGGTTCAGCGCCCCGACGTCGGTGAACTGCGAA
The DNA window shown above is from Phycisphaerae bacterium and carries:
- a CDS encoding lipocalin family protein, which encodes MNAMPTPIARIPNRRLAETVLAAVLIAAGLTGCYRPAPPDVPEFHAPAEPVRKEIEKVAASDTVAPTPTPETTTMPTPTPVPGAPVELAASPTPTPPPTAEAPAAPSIVGRWQMTEMSHNGQSHPLPDGMTMIYEFGADGSTLTINVSGGKLPSPQTMTGSYSVSGDQITFTMHDHSQSGTFRFEGDNVLVIEADGGVVRFNRA